The following coding sequences lie in one Bacteroides helcogenes P 36-108 genomic window:
- the mutA gene encoding methylmalonyl-CoA mutase small subunit: protein MADSKEKLFSDFSSISTEQWMEKVTADLKGADFEKKLVWKTNEGFKVKPFYRMEDLEGLRITDALPGEFPYLRGTKKSNNEWLVRQEIKVESPEEANAKALDILNKGIDSLSFHVKAKELSAEYIDTLLKDICAECVELNFSTCQGHVVGLAELLVAYFRKKDYDLTKLRGSINYDYFNKMLAKGKEKGDMVATAKALIEATADLPKYRILNVNALTLNNAGAYIYQELGYALAWGNEYMNQLTDAGLPAAMVAKKIKFNFGISSNYFLEIAKFRAARMLWANIVASYAPECLRDCENRGDSKDCRCAAKMKIHAETSTFNLTLFDAHVNLLRTQTEAMSAALAGVDSMTVVPFDKTYAVPDDFSERMARNQQLLLKEESHFDKVIDPAAGSYYIENLTVAIAEQAWKLFLTVEEDGGFYTSVKAGKVQEAINESNKIRHKAVAQRREVLLGTNQFPNFNEKASDKKPVEDTCCCGGSHTCEKDVATLNFDRAASEFEALRLETEASGKRPKAFMLTIGNLAMRQARAQYSCNFLACAGYEVVDNLGFSTVEEGVEAAMAAKADIVVLCSSDDEYAEYAVPAFKALNNRAMFIVAGAPACMDELKAAGIENFIHVRVNVLETLKEFNAKLLK, encoded by the coding sequence ATGGCAGACAGTAAAGAAAAACTCTTCTCGGACTTTTCCTCCATCTCCACCGAGCAGTGGATGGAAAAAGTTACCGCAGACTTAAAAGGCGCGGATTTTGAGAAGAAACTCGTTTGGAAAACAAATGAAGGATTTAAGGTAAAACCATTCTATCGTATGGAAGACCTTGAAGGCTTAAGGATTACCGATGCACTTCCCGGTGAATTCCCTTATCTCAGGGGTACTAAGAAAAGTAACAATGAATGGTTGGTTCGTCAGGAAATCAAGGTGGAATCTCCTGAAGAAGCCAATGCAAAGGCACTGGATATTTTGAATAAAGGAATTGATTCGCTTTCTTTCCATGTAAAAGCCAAGGAACTGAGTGCAGAGTATATTGATACTTTGTTGAAAGACATCTGCGCAGAGTGTGTTGAACTCAATTTTTCTACTTGTCAGGGGCATGTTGTCGGGCTTGCCGAACTTCTTGTTGCTTATTTCCGGAAAAAAGACTATGACTTGACGAAATTGAGGGGCTCCATCAATTATGATTATTTCAATAAGATGTTGGCCAAGGGTAAAGAGAAAGGTGATATGGTTGCTACTGCCAAAGCCTTGATTGAAGCTACCGCCGACCTTCCTAAATATCGCATATTGAATGTGAACGCATTGACCTTGAACAATGCGGGCGCATACATCTATCAGGAGCTGGGCTATGCATTGGCTTGGGGTAATGAGTACATGAATCAGTTGACTGATGCCGGTCTGCCTGCCGCAATGGTAGCCAAGAAGATTAAATTTAATTTCGGTATCAGTTCCAACTACTTTCTTGAGATAGCCAAATTCCGTGCGGCTCGTATGTTGTGGGCCAATATAGTGGCATCTTATGCCCCCGAATGTTTGCGAGATTGTGAGAACAGAGGCGACAGTAAAGATTGCCGCTGTGCTGCCAAAATGAAGATTCATGCTGAAACTTCCACTTTCAATCTTACTTTGTTTGATGCGCATGTAAATTTGCTGCGTACACAAACCGAAGCTATGAGTGCTGCCCTTGCAGGTGTAGATTCTATGACGGTAGTACCTTTTGACAAGACTTATGCTGTTCCTGATGACTTTTCAGAGCGTATGGCCCGCAACCAGCAATTGCTGTTGAAAGAAGAATCCCATTTTGATAAAGTCATTGATCCGGCTGCAGGATCTTATTATATCGAAAATCTGACAGTGGCTATCGCTGAACAGGCTTGGAAGTTGTTCCTCACTGTGGAGGAAGATGGTGGTTTCTATACTTCAGTGAAAGCTGGAAAAGTGCAGGAAGCTATAAATGAAAGCAACAAAATCCGTCATAAGGCTGTTGCACAGCGTCGTGAAGTTTTGTTAGGTACAAACCAATTCCCTAATTTCAACGAAAAAGCGAGTGATAAGAAGCCGGTGGAAGATACTTGTTGCTGTGGTGGCAGTCATACGTGTGAAAAAGATGTTGCAACCTTGAACTTTGACCGTGCTGCCAGTGAATTTGAAGCACTGCGCTTAGAAACAGAAGCTTCTGGAAAACGTCCGAAAGCATTTATGCTTACTATTGGTAATCTGGCTATGCGGCAGGCACGTGCACAGTATTCTTGCAACTTCTTGGCTTGTGCCGGATACGAGGTGGTCGATAACCTCGGCTTCTCTACGGTGGAAGAAGGAGTTGAGGCTGCTATGGCTGCCAAGGCTGACATCGTGGTTCTATGCTCAAGTGATGATGAATATGCCGAATACGCTGTTCCTGCTTTCAAGGCTCTGAACAATCGTGCTATGTTCATAGTGGCCGGTGCTCCGGCCTGTATGGACGAACTGAAAGCTGCCGGTATCGAGAACTTTATCCATGTTCGCGTCAACGTACTGGAAACATTAAAGGAATTCAACGCTAAACTTTTGAAGTAA
- a CDS encoding putative transporter, whose protein sequence is MDWLETLLWDPSSVAHIVCLYAFVISVGVMLGKVKIFGVSLGVTFVLFAGILMGHFGFTGETHILHFIREFGLILFVFCIGLQVGPGFFSSFKKGGMTLNMLAVGIVVLNIAVALGIFFIDGSIDLPMIVGILYGAVTNTPGLGAANEALSQLHYTGDPIALGYACAYPLGVVGIIGSIIAIRYICRVNLKKEEEELNTQETDAKHQPHMLHLEVRNESISGKTLLQVKEFLGRSFVCSRIRHEGHVSIPNHETIFHVGDQLFIVCSEEDAEAVAAFIGKEIQVDWEKQDTPMVSRRILVTKSEINGKKLGSLHFRSMYGVNVTRINRSGMDLFADPNLVLQVGDRVMVVGQQDAVDRVAGVLGNQLKRLDTPNIVTIFVGIFLGILFGSLPIAFPGMPTPVKLGLAGGPLVVAILIGRFGHKLHLVTYTTMSANLMLREIGIVLFLASVGIEAGEHFVQTVVEGNGLLYVGYGFLITVIPLLIIGMIARFYCKVNYFTLMGLIAGSNTDPPALAYANQTSGNDAPAVGYSTVYPLTMFLRILAGQMILLTMM, encoded by the coding sequence ATGGATTGGTTAGAAACATTGCTATGGGACCCCTCATCCGTAGCCCACATCGTCTGCTTATATGCATTCGTCATTTCTGTGGGCGTGATGCTGGGTAAAGTTAAAATTTTCGGGGTATCGCTGGGTGTCACATTCGTGCTTTTTGCAGGCATCCTGATGGGACACTTCGGTTTCACAGGTGAAACACATATACTGCATTTCATCCGTGAGTTCGGACTGATTCTATTTGTATTCTGTATCGGTCTGCAAGTAGGTCCCGGATTCTTTTCTTCTTTCAAGAAGGGAGGCATGACACTAAACATGCTTGCAGTAGGTATTGTGGTATTAAATATCGCAGTAGCACTGGGCATATTCTTCATTGACGGAAGTATAGACTTGCCTATGATTGTCGGCATCCTTTATGGGGCTGTGACCAATACCCCCGGTCTGGGCGCCGCCAACGAAGCACTGAGCCAATTACACTATACAGGTGATCCTATTGCTTTAGGATATGCCTGTGCTTATCCACTTGGTGTGGTCGGTATCATAGGTTCCATCATTGCAATACGTTACATCTGCCGGGTGAATCTTAAGAAAGAAGAAGAGGAACTCAACACACAGGAAACGGACGCAAAGCACCAGCCGCATATGCTTCATCTGGAAGTACGCAATGAATCAATCTCCGGTAAAACTCTGCTTCAGGTAAAAGAATTTCTGGGCAGATCTTTTGTCTGTTCGCGCATCCGCCATGAGGGGCACGTCAGCATCCCTAATCATGAAACAATATTCCACGTAGGCGACCAGCTCTTCATTGTATGTTCTGAAGAAGATGCAGAAGCGGTAGCCGCTTTTATCGGAAAAGAGATACAGGTGGACTGGGAGAAACAAGATACTCCGATGGTTTCACGCCGTATTCTGGTCACCAAATCCGAAATCAACGGTAAAAAGTTAGGCAGCCTTCATTTCCGCAGCATGTATGGTGTGAACGTAACTCGTATCAACCGTTCCGGCATGGACTTGTTTGCTGATCCCAATCTGGTGCTTCAGGTAGGTGACCGTGTAATGGTGGTAGGCCAACAAGATGCCGTAGATCGTGTAGCCGGTGTATTAGGCAATCAGTTGAAGCGTTTGGACACTCCGAACATAGTTACTATTTTCGTGGGCATATTCTTAGGTATCTTGTTTGGAAGCCTCCCTATTGCATTTCCAGGCATGCCTACTCCTGTGAAATTAGGTTTGGCAGGTGGTCCGTTGGTAGTAGCCATCCTTATCGGGCGTTTCGGCCATAAACTGCATCTTGTAACTTATACTACAATGAGTGCCAACCTGATGCTGCGTGAAATAGGCATCGTACTTTTCCTTGCCAGTGTAGGCATAGAAGCCGGTGAGCATTTTGTGCAAACAGTAGTGGAAGGCAACGGATTACTGTATGTAGGATATGGATTCCTGATAACTGTTATCCCGCTATTGATAATCGGCATGATAGCCCGTTTCTATTGTAAGGTGAACTATTTCACCTTAATGGGATTAATTGCCGGCAGCAATACCGATCCTCCCGCATTGGCATATGCTAATCAGACGTCGGGCAACGATGCTCCGGCAGTAGGTTACTCCACCGTTTATCCGCTAACTATGTTCCTTCGTATTCTGGCAGGACAGATGATATTGTTGACAATGATGTAG
- a CDS encoding AAA family ATPase: MDNKFVVNIGRQLGSGGREVGEKLAARLGIDFYDKELIRLASEESGLCREFFEKADEKTSQGIIGGLFGMRFPFISDGAIPATNCLSNDALFKVQSDVIRRLAEEKSCLFVGRCADYILRDNPRCANIFISCSHEERVRRLRQIHSISEHAAEEMMNKADKRRSEYYNYYSYKMWGVAATYHLCIDSSVLGIDGTVDLVEEFVRKKLKI; encoded by the coding sequence ATGGATAATAAATTCGTAGTAAATATAGGCCGCCAGTTGGGAAGCGGCGGTAGGGAAGTCGGTGAAAAATTGGCTGCTCGCTTAGGAATTGACTTTTATGATAAGGAGTTGATAAGATTGGCCTCGGAAGAAAGCGGTCTTTGTCGAGAGTTCTTTGAGAAAGCCGATGAAAAAACCTCTCAAGGCATTATCGGGGGATTGTTTGGAATGCGTTTTCCTTTCATCAGTGATGGAGCTATACCGGCAACGAACTGTCTTAGCAATGATGCTTTGTTCAAAGTCCAAAGCGATGTCATACGCAGGTTGGCTGAAGAAAAATCATGTTTGTTTGTGGGGCGTTGTGCCGACTATATATTGCGTGATAATCCCCGTTGTGCCAATATTTTCATATCTTGTTCTCATGAAGAACGCGTGAGGCGTCTTCGCCAGATACATTCTATTTCTGAGCATGCAGCAGAAGAAATGATGAATAAGGCGGATAAAAGACGTTCTGAATACTATAATTATTATAGTTATAAAATGTGGGGAGTTGCTGCAACCTATCATCTTTGTATTGACTCTTCTGTTTTGGGAATTGATGGTACAGTTGATTTGGTAGAGGAGTTTGTGAGGAAAAAACTAAAGATATGA